A part of Clostridium novyi genomic DNA contains:
- the sfsA gene encoding DNA/RNA nuclease SfsA, with product MKINNIIKAKFIKRPNRFIAYVELNNEEIKVHVPNTGRCKEILIPGTTVILREGKNPNRKTQYDLISAYKEHKLINIDSQIPNYVVEEALKNKKIKTLNKFYNIKREQVFGSSRFDFKLWDDKGNEYYLEVKGVTFEKEGYCMFPDAPTDRGTRHLLELIDVKKSGKNAGVLFLVQFNGANKFSPYEEMDKKFAKALRLAKKEGVDIFCYDCNVGEDYIELNKNIDISL from the coding sequence ATGAAAATTAATAATATTATAAAAGCAAAATTCATAAAAAGGCCTAATAGATTTATAGCATATGTTGAATTGAATAATGAGGAAATAAAAGTTCATGTTCCTAATACTGGAAGGTGTAAAGAAATTCTTATACCAGGTACCACTGTAATTTTAAGGGAAGGTAAGAATCCTAATAGAAAAACTCAATATGATTTAATATCAGCATACAAAGAACATAAATTAATAAATATAGATTCTCAAATTCCAAATTATGTAGTAGAGGAAGCATTAAAAAATAAAAAAATAAAAACTCTTAATAAATTTTATAACATAAAAAGGGAACAAGTATTTGGAAGTAGTAGGTTTGATTTTAAGTTATGGGATGATAAAGGTAATGAATATTATTTAGAAGTTAAAGGAGTAACTTTTGAAAAAGAAGGTTATTGTATGTTTCCAGATGCGCCAACGGATAGAGGCACAAGACATTTATTAGAGCTTATAGATGTAAAAAAGTCAGGAAAAAATGCAGGAGTATTATTTTTAGTACAATTTAATGGAGCAAATAAATTTTCTCCTTATGAAGAAATGGATAAAAAATTTGCAAAAGCTTTAAGGTTAGCAAAGAAAGAAGGGGTAGATATTTTTTGCTATGATTGCAATGTTGGAGAAGATTATATAGAACTTAATAAAAATATAGATATAAGCTTATAA
- a CDS encoding NAD(+) diphosphatase produces MKYRFCPICGRELDIRNSWDEGDVPYCPIDDIMFFDLPKPCIVVAVLKGNEVLLMKQSYIFKNSKVLVSGYVNVGENVEDTVIREVKEETGITINNLKYLGSDVVKASELLMLTFMADYVEGEIVKSKEVEWVNWSNINNAISEMSEDEIGKTVIRKVLKEKNL; encoded by the coding sequence ATGAAGTATAGATTCTGTCCTATATGTGGAAGAGAATTAGATATACGTAATAGTTGGGATGAAGGTGATGTACCATATTGTCCAATAGATGATATAATGTTTTTTGATTTGCCTAAACCTTGCATAGTTGTAGCAGTTTTAAAGGGCAATGAAGTTCTTTTAATGAAACAAAGTTATATATTTAAAAATTCTAAAGTTTTAGTCTCAGGATATGTTAATGTAGGGGAAAATGTAGAGGATACAGTTATAAGAGAAGTAAAAGAAGAAACGGGAATAACAATAAATAATTTAAAATATCTTGGAAGTGATGTTGTAAAAGCTTCAGAGCTTTTAATGTTAACTTTTATGGCTGATTATGTAGAAGGTGAAATTGTAAAATCAAAAGAAGTAGAATGGGTTAATTGGAGTAATATAAATAATGCTATTTCTGAAATGAGTGAAGATGAAATTGGCAAAACTGTAATTAGAAAAGTACTAAAAGAAAAAAATTTATAA